DNA from Salmo trutta chromosome 14, fSalTru1.1, whole genome shotgun sequence:
ttcaaacgtttggggtcacttagaaatgtccttgtttttgaaagaaaagcccccccaaaaaattgtcaattttttaaaataacatcaactttttttatggaatatctacataggcgtacaaggcccgttatcagcaaccatcactcctgtgttccaatggcatgttgtgttagccaatccgagtttatcattttaaaagactaattgatcattagaaaacccttttgcaattgttagcacagctgagaactgttctgatttaaagaagcaataaaactggcctcagactagttaagtatctggagcatcagcatttgtgggttcgattacagactcaaatggccagaaacaaagaaccttcttctgaaactcgtcagtctattcttgttctgagaaatgaaggctattccatgcgagaaattgccaagaaactgaggatctcgtacaacgctatgtaatactcccttcacagaacagcgcaaactggctcatACCAGaccagaaagaggagtgggaggccccagtgcacaactgagcaagaggacaagtgcattagtgtctagtttgagaaacagacacctcacaagtccttaactggcagcttcattaaatagtacccgcaaaacaccagtctaaacTTCAActgtgaagaggcaactccgggatgcagagttcctctgtccagtgtttgttctttagcccatcttaatattttatttttattggccagtctgagatatggctttttctttgcaactctgcttaggccagcatcctggagtcgcctcttcgctgttgacatTCAGACGGGTGTTTaactgaggtagtcacctggaatgcatttcaattaacaggtgtgcctttaagttaatttgtggaatttctttcctctatgcatttgagccaatcatttgtgacaagttggtatacagaagattgatggcctttaaaagtatttaaaaccgtttgaaaaatttcacccctggtaacccaaaagtaaaacacagtgcaatttctgagaagaaaaacatagccgatttcctgagcagtttgaacatagtcatttttctgagacttttttgaaaagctatataattccctcttgctgtacctcattgagttgaggccgcaggatggtgctctaagggtgggtatgaaggtccctataccctttataagtatttaaaaccgtttttcaaatttcacccctggtaacccaaaataaaaccaggctatttggtaaaataccaagtccatattatggcaagaacaactcaaataagcaaagagaaacgacagcccattactttaagacatgaaggaagtgaatctggaaaatttcaagaactttgacagtttcttcaCGTGcaattgcaaaaaccatcaagcgctatgatgacactggttctcatgaggaccaccacaggaatggaagacccagagttacctctgctgcagagaataggTTCATTAGATTttccagcctcagattgcagcccaaataaatgattcagagttcaagtagcagacacatctcaacatcaactgttcagaggagactgtgtgaatcaggccttcatggtcaaattgctgcaaggaaaccactactaaaggacacaaagaagaagatacttgcttgggccaagaaacatgagcaatggacattagaccggtggaaatctgtctgatgagtccaaatttgagttgaactgcagagtgaaggaaaagcagccaacaagtgcacagCGTATGtcagaactccttcaagactgttggaaaagcattccaggtgaagctggttgagagaatgccaagagtgtgcaaagctgtcaaggcaaagggtggctactttgaagaatctaaaatatattttgatttaacactttttgtttactaaatgattccatgtgtgttatttcatagtggtgatgtattcactattctacaatgtagaaaatagtccaaattaacttttgactggtaccttaCATATTATGGTCTTTTGTAATTATATCAGCAAATTAACGGTTCAATTCCGAATTCCTCAGGTAATGAAAGATCCAGTCACAAAGAGATCGAGGGGCTTTGGCTTTGTCACTTACAGCTCTGTGGATGAAGTTGATGCATCAATGGAGGCTCGTCCTCATAAGGTTGATGGCCGCCAAGTGGAGCCCAAGAGAGCGGTGTCCAGAGAGGTGAGCGATGTCTGATGTAACTACATCGGTGCTGGAGTTTCTGAATTTgaagtggaattgtttttaatTTCCTTTTGAGTATCTTCTGTTTGTCTTTTGAAGTGATTTTAATATTTTGAATGGCATGTGTTGGACAGGATTCCTCAAGGCCAGGTGCTCACACCACTGTGAAGAAGATCTTTGTGGGTGGCATCAAGGAGGACACAGAGGAGCATCACCTTAGGGACTACTTTGATCAATTTGGCAAGATCGAAGTCATCGACATCATGACTGATAGGACCAGCGGGAAGAAGAGGGGGTTTGCCTTTGTTACATTTGATGATCATGATGCAGTCGATAGGATTGTCAGTAAGTTCTCAAGTCAACACCATTGATACAGAAAAGCTTCTATTGTGTATTTAGATGTGTTTTAGTTTTTTCAAGTAATTTACTGTTCTGTTTTTAACAATCTCTTTTCTCCGCTTACAGTCCAGAAGTATCACACAGTGAATGGTCACAACTGTGAAGTGAGGAAGGCTTTGTCAAAGGAAGACATGAACCGGTCCGGTATGTATTGTAGCAGTTGATTCCCAACAACAACTGAAGCTTTAGATGTGATGTTGAGAAAGTGACTGACCTGTTTGACATCTGAATTTCAGGGCCAAGAGGTGGAAACTTTGGTAGAGGTGGCGGATATGGAGGTATGAGCACTCAGGGGTTTTTATTTCCTTTTAAACCATATTCAACCTTGTTCTGTAGGGAATTTAATTTACTAGTTGGTTTCACAGGTGCAATGCAGGCTTCAAGTTATTCTCACATCTGTAACGATAATTTTTTTCTAGGTGGCtttggtggagggagaggaggtggaggatatGGTGATAACGATGGATACAATAACTATGGAGGCAATGGTGAGTTCTTCTCCTGTGTTTTTTTCTAGATattgtaaaataaaatgtggGCCATGTTTTCGGAAGGAGTTACCAGTTTGTTCAAAagcttaacctgttgaggacagacgttctgcctgcggaacccctagccaacagccaatggcattgcacggcgcgaaatacaaaaccaactaaaacaccacaattcaattttctcaaacaatcgactattttacaccattttaaagataagactctcgttaatctaaccacattgtccgatttcaaaaaggctttacagcgaaaacaaaacattagattgttaggagagtacatagacacaaataatcacacagccattttccaagcaagcatatatgtcacataaacccaaaccacagctaaatgcagcactaacctttgatcttcatcagatgacactcctaggacattatgttatacaatacatgcatgttttgttcaatcaagttcatatttatatcaaaaaccagctttttacatt
Protein-coding regions in this window:
- the LOC115207938 gene encoding heterogeneous nuclear ribonucleoprotein A1 isoform X4; this encodes MSKESPREPEQLRKLFIGGLSFETTDESLRTHFERWGSLTDCVVMKDPVTKRSRGFGFVTYSSVDEVDASMEARPHKVDGRQVEPKRAVSREDSSRPGAHTTVKKIFVGGIKEDTEEHHLRDYFDQFGKIEVIDIMTDRTSGKKRGFAFVTFDDHDAVDRIVIQKYHTVNGHNCEVRKALSKEDMNRSGPRGGNFGRGGGYGGGFGGGRGGGGYGDNDGYNNYGGNGGGYGGGPGGYGGGNRGYGGGGGGGYGNQGGSYGGGGGGYDNYNNGGGGGGGSYRGGNYGASSGGGSSSGSGGGGGDYNDFGNYNSQSSSSYGPMKGGGGYSGGSGGGRSSGPYGGGGGGVGGM
- the LOC115207938 gene encoding heterogeneous nuclear ribonucleoprotein A1 isoform X6; amino-acid sequence: MSKESPREPEQLRKLFIGGLSFETTDESLRTHFERWGSLTDCVVMKDPVTKRSRGFGFVTYSSVDEVDASMEARPHKVDGRQVEPKRAVSREDSSRPGAHTTVKKIFVGGIKEDTEEHHLRDYFDQFGKIEVIDIMTDRTSGKKRGFAFVTFDDHDAVDRIVIQKYHTVNGHNCEVRKALSKEDMNRSGPRGGNFGRGGGYGGGFGGGRGGGGYGDNDGYNNYGGNGGGYGGGPGGYGGGNRGYGGGGGGGYGNQGGSYGGGGGGYDNYNNGGGGGGYGGGSGGGYGGGSGGRRF
- the LOC115207938 gene encoding heterogeneous nuclear ribonucleoprotein A1 isoform X3 codes for the protein MSKESPREPEQLRKLFIGGLSFETTDESLRTHFERWGSLTDCVVMKDPVTKRSRGFGFVTYSSVDEVDASMEARPHKVDGRQVEPKRAVSREDSSRPGAHTTVKKIFVGGIKEDTEEHHLRDYFDQFGKIEVIDIMTDRTSGKKRGFAFVTFDDHDAVDRIVIQKYHTVNGHNCEVRKALSKEDMNRSGPRGGNFGRGGGYGGGFGGGRGGGGYGDNDGYNNYGGNGGGYGGGPGGYGGGNRGYGGGGGGGYGNQGGSYGGGGGGYDNYNNGGGGGGGSYRGGNYGASSGGGSSSGSGGGGGDYNDFGNYNSQSSSSYGPMKGGGGYSGGSGGGRSSGPYGGGGGGVGGGGM
- the LOC115207938 gene encoding heterogeneous nuclear ribonucleoprotein A1 isoform X5, translated to MSKESPREPEQLRKLFIGGLSFETTDESLRTHFERWGSLTDCVVMKDPVTKRSRGFGFVTYSSVDEVDASMEARPHKVDGRQVEPKRAVSREDSSRPGAHTTVKKIFVGGIKEDTEEHHLRDYFDQFGKIEVIDIMTDRTSGKKRGFAFVTFDDHDAVDRIVIQKYHTVNGHNCEVRKALSKEDMNRSGPRGGNFGRGGGYGGGFGGGRGGGGYGDNDGYNNYGGNGGGYGGGPGGYGGGNRGYGGGGGGGYGNQGGSYGGGGGGYDNYNNGGGGGGGYGGGSGGGYGGGSGGRRF